In one Sporomusa sphaeroides DSM 2875 genomic region, the following are encoded:
- the addA gene encoding helicase-exonuclease AddAB subunit AddA, translating to MQCSPEQQAAIETRNHNLLVAAAAGSGKTWVLVERIISRIVDPAERLSVDSLLVVTFTNAAANEMRSRIGEALNAVLNKPELTDPDLRRHVQRQLVLLNAANISTLHAFCQSLVRQYFYLLPIEPNFRIANDTEITLIKSDVLEAVFEEGYTQADPDFLTLIEHYGDEAGDDSLAGLVLKLYEFSRSHPWPEDWLDSLPGVFAIAPEADFDSTPWSDLVRDKIILDWEDARQGLTALLEEAQRPGNPAPYGETFAEDIRIIDQLLAAARTSWAALSAALAEASFPRIAAVGKEVPKAVKDYFQGQRNKAKKRITDARAAYFERSGQELVQDLRQAQPLVMALVKLVKAFAAGYLQAKQAKGVVDFNDLEHFCLAVLRDAAATPADSRPSAVAVGLKAKFSEIMVDEYQDTNRVQEEIIRLAANEAQPNLFMVGDVKQSIYRFRLAEPALFMDKYHNYRSGALAGCKRIDLSQNFRSRAGVLYAANFLFGQLMTKRTAELDYGRDEQLNPGPDYPAVALGSLDGPVELLIIDRDKADAIEDETEGSEATEAQGAEQESRDNSLTGTEMEEELSAFEQEAVIIARRIYELMNGGYQVYDKQEGGYRPLRYRDIVILLRSVQGKAQALQDMLRQNGIPCYAELASGYFAETEITVMLALLAVIDNPHQDIPLAAVLRSPLVGLTGDELAQLRLCREQGSLWEAVQAYGRTPVASRRTVLFLEQLHAWRSLARRKGVAELIWRIYHDTGYYDYVGGMPGGVLRQANLRALFDRARQYETTNFRGLFRFLRFIERLKAKDSDLSVARALGESEDVVRVMSIHKSKGLEFPVVITADIGKSFNMQDAAGLVLCHKELGVGPYVTLPELRFRYPTPARWGIQHKLELETKAEELRILYVALTRAREKLILVGSAKKLAQKCAGWCRSVGQPAEKLPASQVIKAKSYLDWVGMAVARHADGTVIREYGGCESLPAPELAAHSSAWKVNIYSADAITPLNQSEQADDALLEAVRRLEPVAAGTDTKWVDDILHWEYSCAAAVERPAKLAVSEIKRRLELVATEEAKPLFELPAIHARPRFLQAATGMTPVEYGIMIHTVMQHIDLTGEFSPEAIAGQASSLELRQILLPGQAAAVDSQLIADFFASGLGQRLSKACQVWREMPFSLMLPAEKFYAELTGCGEQIFVQGVIDCLFAEEDGLVLLDYKTDKAASADELAAKYAVQLSMYAHAVERILGKPVKEQYLYAFALGRAIKVESLG from the coding sequence ATGCAATGTTCACCAGAACAACAGGCGGCCATCGAGACCCGCAATCATAATCTGCTAGTTGCCGCCGCTGCCGGGTCAGGCAAGACATGGGTGCTGGTGGAGCGCATCATCAGCCGGATTGTTGATCCGGCTGAGCGGCTAAGTGTTGACAGCCTGCTGGTGGTGACCTTTACCAATGCTGCTGCCAATGAAATGCGCAGCCGTATTGGTGAGGCGCTGAATGCGGTGCTGAATAAGCCGGAATTGACAGACCCTGACCTTAGGCGGCATGTACAGCGGCAACTAGTGCTGCTGAATGCTGCCAATATTTCCACCTTGCATGCTTTTTGCCAAAGCCTGGTACGGCAGTATTTTTACCTATTACCAATTGAGCCCAATTTCCGGATTGCCAATGATACGGAAATAACACTTATTAAGAGTGATGTACTGGAAGCGGTGTTTGAAGAGGGCTATACGCAGGCCGACCCGGATTTTCTGACCCTGATTGAGCATTATGGTGACGAGGCCGGCGATGATTCGCTGGCCGGACTGGTGCTTAAACTGTATGAATTCTCCCGGAGCCATCCCTGGCCTGAAGACTGGCTGGACAGCTTGCCCGGCGTTTTTGCGATAGCGCCGGAGGCTGATTTTGATAGTACCCCCTGGTCTGATTTGGTACGGGACAAAATTATTTTAGACTGGGAAGATGCCAGGCAGGGGCTGACCGCGCTGCTGGAGGAGGCCCAGAGACCGGGGAATCCGGCACCCTATGGGGAGACCTTCGCCGAGGATATCCGGATTATTGATCAGCTGCTGGCAGCTGCCCGCACCTCCTGGGCAGCCTTGTCTGCGGCGCTGGCGGAGGCAAGTTTTCCCCGGATTGCAGCAGTAGGCAAGGAAGTGCCTAAAGCAGTCAAAGACTATTTCCAGGGACAGCGTAATAAAGCCAAAAAACGTATTACTGATGCTCGGGCGGCCTATTTTGAACGCAGCGGTCAGGAACTTGTCCAGGATTTGCGTCAGGCGCAGCCGCTGGTTATGGCCTTAGTCAAACTTGTCAAGGCGTTTGCCGCAGGCTATCTACAGGCCAAGCAGGCTAAAGGGGTAGTTGATTTTAACGATTTGGAGCATTTCTGTCTGGCGGTGCTGCGGGATGCAGCAGCTACCCCGGCCGACTCCAGGCCGTCGGCGGTGGCGGTCGGTTTGAAAGCGAAATTCAGCGAAATTATGGTGGATGAGTATCAGGATACCAACCGGGTGCAGGAAGAAATCATCAGACTTGCTGCCAATGAGGCGCAGCCCAACCTGTTTATGGTGGGCGATGTTAAGCAAAGTATTTACCGTTTCCGGCTGGCCGAGCCGGCCTTGTTTATGGATAAGTACCATAACTACCGCTCAGGTGCGCTGGCCGGTTGTAAGCGTATTGATTTGAGCCAGAATTTTCGCAGCCGGGCGGGGGTGCTCTATGCGGCTAATTTTTTGTTTGGCCAGCTGATGACCAAGCGCACCGCAGAACTGGATTATGGCCGGGATGAACAGCTCAATCCGGGGCCTGATTACCCGGCGGTGGCGCTGGGAAGTCTGGACGGCCCGGTAGAGCTCCTGATAATTGACCGGGATAAAGCCGATGCCATCGAGGATGAAACAGAGGGCAGTGAGGCTACGGAAGCACAAGGTGCGGAGCAGGAAAGCCGGGATAATTCTCTAACCGGTACCGAGATGGAAGAAGAACTGAGTGCCTTTGAGCAGGAAGCCGTCATTATTGCCCGGCGCATTTATGAGCTTATGAACGGCGGGTATCAGGTATATGATAAACAGGAGGGCGGCTATCGGCCCTTACGGTATCGCGATATTGTGATTTTACTCCGTTCGGTCCAGGGCAAGGCCCAGGCTTTGCAGGATATGCTGCGGCAAAACGGCATTCCTTGTTATGCCGAACTGGCCTCCGGCTATTTTGCCGAAACTGAAATTACCGTCATGCTGGCACTGTTGGCGGTGATTGATAACCCGCACCAGGATATCCCGCTGGCGGCGGTACTCCGGTCGCCGCTGGTGGGGCTTACCGGCGACGAACTGGCCCAGTTGCGGTTATGCCGGGAGCAAGGCAGCCTTTGGGAAGCGGTGCAGGCTTATGGCCGGACACCGGTGGCCTCCCGCCGGACGGTGCTTTTTTTAGAACAGCTTCATGCCTGGCGCAGTCTGGCGCGGCGCAAGGGCGTGGCCGAACTTATCTGGCGGATTTACCATGATACCGGCTATTATGATTATGTTGGCGGCATGCCGGGCGGCGTATTGCGGCAGGCAAACCTGCGGGCGCTGTTCGACCGGGCCCGCCAGTATGAGACCACCAATTTCCGCGGTCTTTTCCGCTTTTTACGGTTTATTGAGCGGCTTAAGGCTAAGGATTCCGACCTGTCGGTAGCGCGGGCGCTGGGCGAGAGCGAGGATGTTGTCAGAGTCATGAGCATCCATAAGAGTAAGGGGCTTGAGTTTCCGGTGGTAATAACGGCAGATATCGGCAAGAGTTTCAATATGCAGGATGCTGCCGGGCTGGTGTTATGTCATAAAGAACTGGGGGTAGGTCCCTATGTCACTCTGCCGGAGCTGCGTTTTCGCTATCCGACCCCGGCGCGTTGGGGAATTCAGCATAAGCTGGAGCTTGAAACCAAAGCCGAAGAATTACGCATTTTGTATGTGGCGCTGACCCGAGCCCGGGAAAAGCTTATCCTTGTGGGTTCGGCGAAAAAACTGGCGCAAAAATGCGCCGGTTGGTGCCGCTCAGTGGGACAACCGGCAGAAAAGCTGCCAGCCAGTCAGGTAATTAAGGCTAAAAGCTATCTGGACTGGGTTGGTATGGCAGTGGCGCGCCATGCCGACGGCACAGTTATCAGAGAGTATGGCGGGTGCGAAAGTCTGCCGGCACCGGAATTGGCGGCACATTCTTCGGCATGGAAGGTTAACATCTATTCTGCGGACGCCATCACGCCGCTTAATCAGTCCGAACAGGCTGACGATGCATTGCTGGAAGCGGTCCGCCGTTTGGAGCCGGTGGCCGCTGGCACAGATACTAAGTGGGTGGACGATATTTTGCATTGGGAATATAGCTGTGCGGCGGCGGTTGAGAGGCCGGCCAAGCTGGCTGTGTCGGAGATTAAACGCCGGCTGGAACTTGTGGCAACCGAAGAGGCTAAACCTCTCTTTGAATTGCCTGCCATACACGCCCGTCCCCGTTTTCTCCAGGCTGCCACCGGCATGACACCGGTAGAGTATGGTATTATGATCCATACGGTCATGCAGCATATTGACCTTACAGGGGAATTTTCCCCTGAAGCCATTGCCGGCCAGGCTAGCTCGCTGGAGCTGCGGCAAATCTTGCTGCCAGGACAGGCTGCGGCGGTGGACTCTCAACTGATTGCCGATTTCTTTGCCTCCGGTTTGGGGCAGCGGCTCAGCAAGGCTTGTCAGGTATGGCGGGAAATGCCGTTTAGCCTGATGCTGCCGGCCGAAAAGTTTTATGCTGAGCTTACAGGCTGCGGAGAACAAATTTTTGTGCAGGGGGTTATTGATTGTCTGTTTGCTGAAGAAGACGGGTTGGTGCTGCTGGACTATAAGACCGACAAGGCAGCCTCGGCGGACGAACTTGCCGCAAAATATGCTGTTCAACTGAGTATGTACGCCCACGCGGTTGAGCGCATTCTCGGAAAGCCGGTAAAGGAGCAATACCTGTATGCTTTTGCCCTGGGGCGTGCAATCAAGGTAGAGTCTTTGGGGTAA
- a CDS encoding TetR/AcrR family transcriptional regulator, producing the protein MEKNTKEKLIEAGEKLFALKGLAGVSIRELSQEAGANSALISYHFGSKEGLYAAVLENQFSPIGALLDSAAREDASPTEKIISYARNVAVVHGRVPFLTKFMMGEILNPSRFFEPVIRKYIERAYRFLTDTLNEGIACGEFRKDMDVKTAALSLAGIINFYFISRPIFRHFVSDSSAQDEQYVMQAVDIFLNGVKNYDGQ; encoded by the coding sequence GTGGAAAAGAACACTAAAGAAAAGTTAATTGAGGCCGGTGAAAAATTGTTTGCCCTGAAGGGTTTGGCAGGCGTATCTATTCGGGAGCTTTCGCAAGAGGCCGGAGCCAACAGTGCCCTAATTTCCTACCATTTTGGCAGCAAAGAAGGATTGTATGCAGCCGTTTTGGAAAATCAGTTTTCGCCGATCGGTGCGTTATTGGACTCGGCAGCGAGGGAAGATGCCTCTCCCACCGAAAAGATTATCAGCTATGCCCGCAATGTGGCTGTTGTACATGGAAGAGTGCCTTTTCTCACTAAGTTTATGATGGGAGAAATCCTAAATCCATCCCGGTTTTTTGAACCGGTTATCCGCAAATATATTGAACGTGCCTACCGGTTTTTGACCGATACACTTAATGAAGGGATTGCCTGTGGTGAATTCCGCAAAGATATGGACGTAAAGACGGCAGCCTTGTCCTTAGCAGGCATTATAAACTTTTACTTTATTTCCCGGCCTATTTTCCGGCATTTTGTTTCAGATAGCTCTGCACAGGATGAACAGTATGTAATGCAAGCGGTAGACATCTTTTTGAATGGGGTGAAAAATTACGATGGTCAATAA
- a CDS encoding HlyD family secretion protein, with the protein MVNKKLLAGILVAVIAAGAAGYKYLRPVEKGITATGTIEVTRADIMPKVNGYLAELQLKAGDTVIAGQKIATITRADLAAQVVRDEAALAKATAQLKDLENGLRSQERQELSAMADSARSVYDKTKNDYARYQSLHATGAISTQQLEAARSNMEVAYSAMTAANQRLSLGDEGSRPEAIEAQRLEVERSKAVLAASKVLLADIAVVSPISGLILTKNFEDGEYVNPGAAIFTVGDMNDCWVKVYISSTQLGQIAVGQEAGVKVDSFPGQIFRGEIKEISQNAEFTPRQSITQSERANLVFAVKVKVDNSEGVLKPGMPADVVLK; encoded by the coding sequence ATGGTCAATAAAAAGCTGCTGGCAGGTATTCTGGTTGCTGTTATCGCAGCAGGGGCGGCAGGTTATAAGTATCTAAGACCGGTAGAAAAAGGTATTACCGCAACAGGCACAATTGAAGTTACCAGAGCCGATATTATGCCTAAGGTGAACGGTTATCTGGCAGAGCTTCAGCTAAAAGCAGGCGATACGGTAATCGCCGGGCAAAAGATTGCCACAATTACGCGCGCTGATTTGGCAGCGCAGGTTGTCAGAGATGAAGCCGCATTGGCCAAAGCGACGGCACAGCTTAAAGATCTGGAGAACGGGCTGCGTAGTCAGGAACGGCAGGAATTGAGTGCAATGGCGGATTCAGCCCGCTCAGTCTATGACAAAACCAAAAATGATTATGCACGCTATCAAAGCCTACATGCCACTGGTGCTATTTCGACACAGCAACTGGAGGCCGCCCGCTCCAATATGGAGGTAGCATATAGTGCCATGACGGCAGCAAATCAGCGGTTAAGTCTGGGAGATGAGGGCAGCCGGCCAGAGGCGATTGAAGCCCAGCGGCTGGAGGTGGAACGCAGTAAGGCAGTACTGGCAGCAAGCAAGGTGCTTTTGGCAGATATAGCCGTAGTCAGCCCGATCAGCGGACTTATTCTGACGAAAAATTTTGAGGATGGTGAATATGTCAACCCCGGGGCTGCGATTTTTACAGTAGGGGATATGAATGACTGCTGGGTAAAGGTATATATATCGTCCACACAATTAGGGCAAATTGCTGTTGGCCAGGAAGCTGGCGTCAAGGTGGATTCTTTCCCCGGACAGATATTCCGGGGTGAAATTAAAGAAATCAGTCAAAATGCCGAGTTTACGCCACGCCAGAGCATTACTCAGAGTGAACGGGCTAATTTGGTATTTGCCGTAAAAGTAAAAGTGGATAATTCTGAGGGAGTCTTAAAGCCAGGCATGCCGGCCGATGTGGTGTTAAAATGA
- a CDS encoding ABC transporter ATP-binding protein: MISLTNVTKQFGTLTAVDNLSLGVKAGTIFGLVGPDGAGKTTTIRMITGIMAQTSGEIKLLGSLDAEKVKEQIGYVPQKFSLYGDLTVMENIQVMGALYGADKERVEELGTNILAFTNLLPFKDRLADNLSGGMKQKLALAAGLMHRPKVFFLDEPTTGVDPVSRREFWQMLYRLNKEGMTIFVSTPYMDEAELCSEVAFMSQGRIVALGTPARLKADYPFRLFELKAEGKQLKHILADCPLIDVNAFGDRYHLVAESPEVRPKVEAALQAAGITRFSLQEISPSLEDIFVHLAEGGAS; encoded by the coding sequence ATGATTAGTCTTACAAATGTGACAAAGCAATTTGGTACACTGACGGCAGTGGATAATCTCAGTCTGGGGGTCAAGGCGGGGACCATTTTCGGATTAGTAGGGCCGGACGGTGCCGGCAAGACGACTACTATTCGTATGATTACCGGGATTATGGCTCAAACGTCAGGAGAAATAAAACTGCTGGGAAGTCTGGACGCCGAGAAGGTCAAAGAGCAAATTGGCTATGTACCGCAAAAGTTTAGTCTCTATGGCGATCTTACTGTTATGGAAAATATTCAGGTAATGGGTGCGTTATATGGGGCGGATAAAGAACGGGTAGAAGAGTTAGGTACAAATATTTTGGCCTTTACCAACCTGCTGCCGTTTAAGGATCGCCTGGCAGATAACCTTTCAGGCGGCATGAAACAAAAACTGGCGCTGGCTGCCGGGCTAATGCACCGGCCTAAGGTTTTTTTTCTGGATGAACCTACCACCGGTGTTGATCCTGTTTCCCGGCGGGAGTTTTGGCAAATGCTATACCGGCTTAATAAAGAAGGCATGACCATCTTTGTTTCCACTCCCTATATGGATGAAGCCGAATTGTGCTCTGAGGTGGCCTTCATGAGTCAGGGCCGGATTGTGGCTTTAGGTACTCCCGCGCGCCTGAAGGCCGATTATCCTTTCCGGTTATTTGAACTTAAAGCCGAAGGTAAACAGCTAAAACATATCCTGGCCGATTGTCCGCTCATAGATGTTAATGCTTTTGGCGACAGGTATCATTTGGTTGCCGAAAGTCCGGAGGTCAGGCCAAAAGTAGAAGCTGCTTTGCAGGCTGCCGGCATTACCCGTTTTTCATTACAGGAAATTTCGCCATCTTTGGAAGATATTTTTGTTCACCTTGCCGAGGGAGGAGCGTCATGA
- a CDS encoding ABC transporter ATP-binding protein: MMYAVATENLTRMFGNFTAVNQVSLKIPQGSIYGFLGPNGSGKSTTIRMLCGILTPTSGNGHILGLDLATQGESIKEQIGYMSQKFSLYDDLTVLENLEFYAGLYNLSAAERKERIENMLTMAGLKDRRQEMTANLSGGWKQRLALGCSILHKPSILFLDEPTGGVDPKSRRMFWDIIYYLSQQGTTVMVTTHFMDEAEHCDAIGFIYEGSLIADDTPARLKQNLPGILLEIPTPDPMGLFAELAERQRDVLDLYPYGTSVHALIREERLSDYKDYEYNVITPSLEDVFVYYVKSKRKELIV; encoded by the coding sequence ATGATGTATGCCGTAGCAACGGAAAATCTCACCCGGATGTTCGGCAATTTTACCGCCGTAAATCAAGTCAGTTTAAAAATTCCGCAAGGCAGCATTTATGGATTTTTGGGGCCTAACGGCTCGGGAAAATCAACAACCATCCGCATGCTATGCGGCATCCTGACGCCGACAAGCGGCAACGGCCACATCCTGGGTCTTGATTTGGCAACACAGGGAGAGTCAATAAAAGAACAAATCGGCTATATGTCGCAAAAATTCAGTCTGTATGATGATTTAACCGTTCTTGAAAACCTGGAATTCTATGCCGGACTTTACAATTTGTCAGCGGCTGAGCGGAAAGAACGAATCGAGAACATGCTCACCATGGCTGGGCTAAAAGACCGGCGGCAGGAGATGACGGCAAACCTTTCCGGCGGCTGGAAACAGCGCTTGGCGCTGGGCTGTTCTATTCTTCATAAGCCGTCTATTCTATTCCTGGATGAACCTACCGGTGGTGTTGATCCTAAATCCCGCCGTATGTTTTGGGATATTATTTATTACCTGTCACAGCAGGGGACAACTGTTATGGTGACTACTCACTTTATGGATGAGGCTGAACACTGTGATGCCATCGGCTTTATTTACGAAGGGAGCCTGATCGCCGATGATACTCCGGCCAGACTAAAGCAGAATCTGCCAGGCATACTGCTGGAAATTCCGACGCCAGACCCCATGGGGCTATTCGCCGAGCTGGCGGAGCGCCAAAGAGATGTTCTGGACTTATATCCTTATGGGACCAGCGTACATGCTCTTATTCGTGAAGAGCGGCTGTCTGACTATAAAGATTATGAATATAACGTGATTACCCCGTCGCTGGAAGACGTTTTTGTTTATTATGTAAAATCCAAACGCAAGGAGCTGATAGTATGA
- a CDS encoding ABC transporter permease, with product MIRLRALLIKEFIQMRRDRLTFAMMVGLPIVQLLVFGFAINTDVKHLSTIVFDQSLQQEGRDLLASFQASEYFTIKYVAKDYQEVTAAVESGKAKVGIIIPPDYTENIKHGRSASVQVIVDASDSMAASSAISSAQLIGQLRSQELLIERMQGASGKPVAPPVDIRIRPWYNPDFISPFYMVPGILGIVLTMTMVMITSMAIVRERERGTLEQLIVTPMKSHELMLGKIIPYIFVGYVQATLALVVGALVFDVPMRGSIGLLYGLTTLFIIASLSLGVLISTVTKTQMQAMQMSFFVFLPSVLLSGFMFPREAMPQLFYQLGHLLPLTFYLEILRGIVLKGIGINFLWSQVFALIVYILVALSISIVKFQKKIA from the coding sequence ATGATTCGGCTTAGAGCCTTGCTCATAAAAGAGTTTATTCAGATGCGGCGTGACCGGCTGACTTTCGCCATGATGGTAGGACTGCCTATTGTGCAACTGCTTGTATTCGGGTTTGCCATTAATACCGACGTAAAGCATCTGTCGACAATCGTATTTGACCAGTCGCTGCAGCAGGAGGGGCGTGACTTATTGGCGTCATTTCAGGCCAGTGAGTATTTTACTATAAAATATGTTGCCAAAGATTATCAGGAAGTAACAGCGGCGGTTGAAAGCGGCAAAGCGAAAGTCGGCATCATCATCCCTCCCGATTACACCGAAAATATCAAGCATGGGCGCAGTGCATCAGTACAGGTCATTGTTGATGCTTCAGATTCGATGGCAGCCTCATCGGCCATTTCGTCTGCCCAGTTAATTGGCCAGCTTCGCTCGCAGGAACTGCTTATTGAGCGAATGCAGGGGGCCAGCGGCAAGCCAGTCGCCCCGCCTGTCGATATCCGTATCCGCCCCTGGTACAATCCTGATTTTATTTCACCGTTTTACATGGTGCCTGGGATACTGGGGATTGTGTTGACCATGACAATGGTCATGATTACTTCCATGGCTATTGTCCGCGAGCGTGAACGGGGCACGTTGGAGCAGCTTATTGTAACGCCCATGAAGTCGCACGAATTAATGCTTGGCAAAATTATCCCCTATATATTTGTCGGGTATGTCCAGGCAACACTGGCGCTGGTGGTTGGCGCACTAGTATTTGATGTGCCGATGAGGGGCAGTATTGGTCTGTTATACGGTCTTACTACGCTCTTTATCATTGCCTCTCTATCACTGGGGGTCCTCATTTCGACTGTAACGAAGACCCAAATGCAGGCCATGCAGATGTCCTTTTTCGTATTTCTTCCCAGTGTACTTCTGTCAGGCTTCATGTTTCCCCGGGAAGCCATGCCTCAGCTCTTCTACCAGTTGGGCCATCTGCTGCCGCTGACCTTTTACCTGGAAATTCTGCGCGGCATTGTGCTCAAAGGAATCGGTATCAATTTCTTATGGTCGCAGGTGTTTGCCCTTATTGTCTACATCCTGGTTGCATTGTCTATCAGTATTGTAAAATTTCAAAAGAAAATTGCTTAA
- a CDS encoding DUF2935 domain-containing protein, whose product MDIFCQDVKPFAPLNICEVRFWLRIMKEHSLFIKLGLPCDQTDLISEAQEFYDIFEKLENMAERINCDSSFERFINRVIIAVKNIFCFKRHLLHLLIECKIRGGGNYPLLIDHVSREAMYFLKILEKIHCEEMEYPVDAIVSENVFWLRIMADHLKFIRGLLDPSEREVWSTSNMLSDKFDQLQLHARDFDSMLWHFCPTNDFVRFEKAVTNSTTELRNFKATAEELIQQCAVLSLIPPLLADHVRREAEHFLEILAMIQSDITDCRPPEIVGCDYEYRKK is encoded by the coding sequence ATGGACATCTTCTGTCAGGACGTAAAACCATTTGCTCCCCTCAATATATGTGAAGTTAGGTTTTGGCTCCGCATAATGAAGGAACATTCTCTGTTCATTAAACTTGGCCTGCCCTGCGACCAAACAGATTTAATCAGCGAAGCACAGGAATTCTATGATATCTTTGAAAAACTTGAAAATATGGCAGAGCGAATTAATTGTGACAGTAGCTTTGAACGGTTTATTAATCGAGTTATAATTGCCGTAAAAAACATCTTTTGTTTCAAAAGACATCTTCTGCATCTGCTGATAGAATGCAAAATCCGCGGCGGTGGCAACTATCCCTTACTCATTGACCATGTATCACGCGAAGCTATGTACTTTCTAAAGATACTGGAGAAAATCCACTGTGAGGAAATGGAATATCCTGTCGATGCTATCGTCAGTGAAAACGTCTTCTGGTTAAGGATTATGGCTGACCATCTCAAATTCATCCGCGGCTTGCTTGACCCATCCGAACGTGAGGTTTGGAGTACATCAAACATGCTTAGTGACAAATTCGACCAGCTCCAGTTGCACGCCCGGGATTTTGACAGCATGTTGTGGCATTTTTGTCCCACCAATGATTTTGTGCGTTTTGAAAAAGCAGTAACCAATTCCACTACAGAATTGAGAAACTTCAAAGCAACCGCTGAGGAATTAATCCAGCAATGTGCGGTTTTATCACTAATCCCACCTTTGCTGGCAGACCATGTCCGCCGTGAAGCTGAGCACTTCCTTGAAATTCTTGCAATGATTCAAAGTGATATAACTGATTGCCGGCCTCCTGAAATAGTTGGCTGTGATTACGAGTATCGCAAAAAGTAA
- a CDS encoding LPP20 family lipoprotein, with amino-acid sequence MFKKSLFYFTICTLLLTALPLTAGATTASTQNVLPASVDQVGAYGSINWEQGVVEAIGAGIPSRMAKSPAQARLMARRAAIVNAQRNLLETIEGIKVTAETTVQNLETTSDTVRTRITGIVKGAKIADEQLLADGSYQITLRIDLFGRGGLTEIITDAIKPAAPAPLPMPSAAYTPVVLPVYTGLVVDVTGLPVTRALSPVIYDDTGRIIYSYDNLIPEYAVSHGMLDYLCTPEDRRSLELGQSRAGTAPLVVKAAGLRDNNINIIISQAAADKILAANAQDNFLPKAMVCVKQ; translated from the coding sequence ATGTTCAAGAAATCATTGTTCTATTTTACCATCTGCACACTGCTGCTCACCGCGTTGCCGCTGACGGCAGGCGCGACTACTGCCAGCACTCAAAACGTATTGCCAGCCTCTGTTGACCAGGTAGGTGCCTATGGCTCTATCAATTGGGAGCAAGGTGTGGTCGAGGCGATTGGTGCCGGAATACCGTCCCGTATGGCTAAATCTCCGGCACAAGCCCGTCTTATGGCCAGACGGGCGGCTATTGTTAATGCGCAGCGCAATCTCCTGGAAACCATCGAAGGTATCAAAGTTACTGCCGAAACCACTGTGCAGAACCTCGAAACTACCAGCGACACAGTTAGGACACGAATAACCGGTATTGTCAAAGGCGCTAAAATCGCCGATGAACAACTGCTGGCCGATGGCTCCTACCAAATAACCCTGCGTATTGATCTGTTTGGCCGAGGCGGCTTGACGGAAATTATTACCGATGCCATCAAACCGGCTGCCCCTGCGCCGCTGCCTATGCCCTCAGCGGCCTACACACCGGTAGTACTCCCGGTATATACCGGCCTGGTAGTTGACGTAACCGGCCTGCCAGTAACCCGGGCTCTGTCACCGGTCATTTACGATGACACCGGCCGCATCATTTACAGCTATGACAATCTCATTCCCGAGTATGCCGTGTCCCATGGTATGCTGGACTATTTGTGCACTCCGGAAGACCGCCGGTCGCTTGAGCTTGGACAGTCCCGCGCCGGCACCGCGCCGCTTGTAGTTAAAGCCGCAGGCCTTCGCGACAATAATATCAATATCATCATCAGCCAAGCCGCTGCCGACAAAATCCTGGCTGCAAACGCCCAGGACAACTTCCTGCCAAAAGCCATGGTCTGTGTAAAGCAGTAA